A genomic region of Metopolophium dirhodum isolate CAU chromosome 1, ASM1992520v1, whole genome shotgun sequence contains the following coding sequences:
- the LOC132935227 gene encoding proton-coupled amino acid transporter-like protein pathetic, with protein sequence MKHTVNSNGRGADGNNGNDGDGNVGTQGWRRGKGGKKQLPYDPFQMRDDSNSTTATGALLHLIKSSLGSGVLAMPNAFKNGGLIFGLFGTAAIGALCAHCIYLLVVCSQSLARRTRRPALGFADTAYAAFKTGPHRFRAWAAFARGFVNAALFCTYYFGNCVYVILVSASFKQVADNHMSEEWHFSIRTWILGLALPILPLGIIRSLRVLVPFSAVATTFILVGLGCSMVWVVIGVSPFSSKEAVLAAVPLPDMASRPWVGTIAHMPLFFATVVFAMEGIGTVLPIENSMRHPEHFLRARPCGVLNAAMTLVVFLYSMAGFLGYLRFGNSTEGSITLNLPNDLFAETVKIMVTLSILFSYGLQFCVPSEIVWARLRPWLRKRKWDAKYSLPTTDKDTSTVAVSTIAGSIVTMTTVTSTMNHTTNDEKKQTEVDELDEQEKFVEWEYYVMRALMILGTFGIAAIVPNLAPIISLFGAVFFSILGLMCPAVIHLVAFWEYNNENENGENYEDSDSENDLRFDGVDNYAMFDDMSIECGDNTQRQQQRRMMNDESSTKNKGMSRFTATKDVAIALLAIFAMVSGAYASLVDIFQSYGFSKEHTINSTIEIITTTIGPGPESAFLLIK encoded by the exons ATGAAACACACGGTGAATTCAAATGGCCGCGGTGCAGACGGCAACAATGGCAACGATGGAGACGGCAACGTCGGAACACAGGGGTGGCGTCGTGGCAAGGGTGGAAAAAAGCAGCTGCCGTACGACCCATTTCAAATGCGTGACGACTCCAACTCGACCAC TGCTACCGGCGCTTTGTTACATCTGATAAAGAGTAGTCTCGGTTCCGGCGTCCTCGCCATGCCAAACGCGTTCAAAAACGGGGGTCTCATTTTTGGCCTGTTTGGCACAGCTGCCATTGGGGCGCTGTGTGCGCACTGCATCTATCTTCTG GTGGTGTGCTCGCAATCACTGGCCCGTCGCACACGTCGCCCGGCCCTCGGTTTCGCCGACACCGCGTACGCAGCATTTAAGACAGGCCCGCACCGGTTTCGCGCCTGGGCCGCATTCGCCAG AGGATTTGTCAACGCTGCACTATTTTGCACGTACTATTTCGGCAACTGTGTGTACGTCATACTCGTCTCGGCGTCGTTCAAACAG GTCGCAGACAACCACATGTCTGAAGAGTGGCACTTCTCCATCCGTACCTGGATCTTGGGTCTAGCCTTGCCGATTCTTCCTCTCGGCATCATTCGTTCACTCCGAGTGCTGGTCCCCTTCTCGGCCGTGGCCACGACATTCATACTGGTCGGTTTGGGTTGCTCCATGGTGTGGGTGGTGATCGGTGTCAGTCCGTTTTCCAGCAAAGAAGCTGTGCTAGCAGCCGTACCACTGCCCGATATGGCGTCTCGCCCCTGGGTAGGCACCATCGCACACATGCCGCTGTTCTTCGCCACCGTTGTCTTTGCCATGGAGGGTATCGGCAcc GTTCTACCGATTGAGAACTCCATGCGCCATCCAGAACATTTCCTCCGGGCTCGTCCATGCGGAGTGTTGAATGCCGCCATGACGCTGGTCGTGTTTTTGTACTCGATGGCCGGCTTCCTTGGATACTTGCGTTTCGGCAATTCCACTGAAGGTTCCATCACGCTCAATCTTCCCAatgattt ATTTGCTGAGACGGTTAAGATCATGGTCACGCTATCGATACTCTTTTCATACGGTTTGCAGTTTTGTGTCCCCAGTGAGATCGTTTGGGCACGCTTGAGGCCCTGGCTACGGAAACGCAAATGGGATGCCAAGTATTCACTTCCTACGACAGACAAAGATACTTCCACTGTAGCTGTGAGCACCATTGCCGGTAGCATAGTGACCATGACCACGGTCACTTCAACAATGAATCATACCACGAACGACGAGAAGAAACAGACTGAAGTAGATGAACTGGATGAGCAAGAAAAGTTTGTGGAGTGGGAGTACTACGTCATGCGGGCTCTAATGATCCTGGGAACTT ttggtaTTGCCGCCATCGTACCCAACCTTGCTCCCATCATCTCTTTATTTGGAGCAGTGTTCTTCTCCATCCTGGGACTTATGTGTCCGGCTGTAATACATCTGGTTGCATTTTGGGAATATaacaatgaaaatgaaaatggtgAAAATTACGAGGACTCTGATTCAGAAAACGATTTAAGATTTGACGGTGTCGATAACTATGCGATGTTTGACGACATGAGTATAGAATGTGGCGATAATACACAACGACAACAGCAAAGGAGAATGATGAATGATGAATCTAGTACCAAAAATAAGGGTATGAGCCGATTTACGGCCACCAAAGACGTGGCCATCGCTTTACTCGCTATATTTGCCATGGTCTCTGGGGCGTATGCGTCTTTGGTAGACATATTTCAATCTTATGGATTCAGTAAAGAGCACACTATAAATTCTACCATTGAAATTATAACGACTACTATAGGGCCGGGGCCAGAGTCAGCGTTCctgttgataaaataa
- the LOC132934505 gene encoding uncharacterized protein LOC132934505: protein MIHSGGGADCYTSTTATTTNTGNPTTMMMANIQQQQQLIQQQQQQQQQQQQQQQQTAADAPTDFWWWSTTTAQQHADDGGAVSGHQHQQISSSSSQQQQHNQTMDGDEFDGFDLSLLINGASDGYFSDASSADCRVPGNAISATVTVHTNTSMDVGGGDGNCYYSTPATSTSLQQQLELQQLLSIYDDICSLEDAKSIFHQQPPVAPAVVSTTTAGVRQSKTPVPVIPAGQLVNASTTMTDTTAAAAAKDRAGKTTLLRSLLTATAPQPAIPLSPTRPADSPPAAVVESTTEVATTPTTTTTIKHEVVSPSSHNKSNNNNKHRLLIEMLRGSNADDDVVPTAPTVRPARRRPRTETIGSDDEGGPPQGIRRRLDAPPSLQLDGGQVSKQNVVDDDELLLYGGPYYSATTSPSWLDRMVAAAAAATTGASTADFYSYATDTAADQQALHQDLYRRRQQQQQQQSQQQQNGDRAVDIVNIVDDCCSVSDYCNSYGIGGSGGFDQGYYSVASAEVAYSPQTSAPVPSVTPPPSSCGDPSTTSTSDDGDNMVQQMATWKTTEATASDDYYDRLLMTVMMEAAAAASTVPSPASISGTADNVGSSYISSSSNSSNSSTCSTTFKSVTGESGDVNADGDGSNNMCFKIEVDDDEYNCGDAATTTAANDDDDDDDNESEVPETKYQPRQILVKTAVTCCSTTAAVLEPENKTLSVATTAVAPSGSTSSSQHIHLWQFLKELLTASSAAAELQTATVEGDAVHCGVSPSSPSASSTTLSNAAGNKPQQPQQMIRWLDRKQGIFKIEDSQAVARLWGRRKNRPAMNYDKLSRSLRQYYKKGIMRKTDRSQRLVYQFCHPYNA from the exons ATGATTCACAGCGGCGGCGGCGCCGATTGTTATACCAGTACGACGGCAACCACGACGAATACCGGCAATCCGACGACCATGATGATGGCaaatattcaacaacaacaacaactaatacaacaacaacaacagcagcagcaacaacaacagcagcagcaacagcaaacCGCTGCAGATGCCCCAACGGATTTCTGGTGGTGGTCGACAACGACGGCCCAGCAACACGCCGACGACGGTGGTGCGGTATCCGGACACCAACACCAGCAAATATCGTCTTCGTCGTCCCAACAGCAACAGCACAACCAAACGATGGACGGAGACGAGTTTGACGGTTTCGACTTGTCACTGCTCATAAACGGCGCAAGCGACGGATACTTCAGCGACGCCTCGTCGGCCGACTGTCGTGTGCCCGGGAATGCTATTTCCGCGACAGTTACCGTGCACACCAACACGTCTATGGATGTCGGTGGCGGCGATGGCAACTGTTACTACTCGACACCAGCGACGTCGACGTCACTGCAACAACAATTGGAGCTACAGCAACTTCTGTCCATATACGACGACATATGTTCCTTAGAAGATGCAAAATCCATTTTTCATCAACAGCCTCCGGTGGCTCCTGCCGTGGTGTCTACCACGACTGCCGGAGTCCGTCAATCCAAAACCCCCGTGCCAGTCATCCCGGCCGGCCAGCTCGTCAACGCGTCGACAACGATGACTgacaccaccgccgccgccgccgccaaagACCGCGCCGGCAAGACCACTCTGTTGAGATCGCTGTTGACAGCCACAGCACCGCAGCCCGCGATACCGCTGTCACCCACACGCCCGGCCGACTCACCGCCAGCGGCCGTAGTTGAATCCACCACAGAAGTGGCGACGACgccgacgactacgacgacaaTCAAACACGAGGTCGTCTCGCCGAGCAGCCACAACAaaagcaacaacaacaacaaacatCGACTACTGATCGAAATGTTACGTGGTAGCAACGCGGACGACGATGTCGTTCCGACGGCTCCGACGGTGCGGCCCGCGCGCCGTAGACCACGCACCGAGACTATCGGTTCCGATGATGAAGGCGGGCCGCCGCAAGGCATCCGACGCCGACTGGACGCGCCGCCGTCTCTGCAATTGGACGGTGGACAAGTGTCCAAACAGAACGTCGTGGACGACGACGAACTTCTGTTATACGGCGGCCCTTATTATTCCGCCACGACGTCGCCGTCGTGGCTGGACCGCATGGTGGCAGCGGCTGCCGCTGCGACAACGGGTGCCAGCACTGCCGATTTTTATTCATACGCCACAGACACCGCAGCAGACCAGCAGGCGCTACACCAAGATCTCTACCGTCggcgacaacaacaacaacaacaacaatcgCAGCAGCAGCAAAACGGCGACCGTGCAGTGGACATCGTTAACATCGTGGACGACTGCTGCAGCGTCAGCGATTATTGCAACAGCTACGGCATCGGTGGCAGTGGCGGCTTCGACCAAGGCTACTACTCCGTTGCTTCGGCCGAAGTTGCGTACAGCCCACAGACTTCGGCTCCAGTGCCATCCGTCACGCCACCGCCATCGTCGTGTGGCGACCCGTCGACGACGAGCACg AGCGACGACGGTGATAATATGGTCCAACAAATGGCGACTTGGAAAACGACTGAAGCAACAGCCTCAGACGACTATTACGATAGGTTGCTGATGACGGTTATGATGGAAGCGGCGGCTGCGGCATCCACTGTTCCATCGCCGGCCAGCATCTCCGGTACAGCTGACAATGTCGGCAGCAGCTAcatcagcagcagcagcaacagtaGCAATAGCAGCACTTGTAGCACTACGTTCAAAAGCGTGACCGGTGAAAGTGGCGACGTGAACGCCGACGGCGACGGCAGCAACAACATGTGCTTCAAAATCGAAGTGGACGACGACGAGTATAACTGCGGCGACGCGGCCACTACGACGGCCGCCAATGAcgatgatgacgacgacgacaacgaatCGGAAGTACCCGAAACCAAGTATCAACCCAGGCAGATCCTCGTCAAGACCGCGGTGACGTGCTGTTCGACAACGGCAGCCGTGTTGGAGCCGGAAAACAAGACATTGTCCGTCGCTACGACGGCTGTCGCTCCCTCCGGGTCCACGTCGTCGTCACAACACATCCACTTGTGGCAGTTCCTCAAGGAACTGTTGACCGCTTCATCAGCAGCCGCGGAACTCCAGACGGCCACCGTGGAAGGCGATGCGGTTCACTGTGGTGTGTCACCATCGTCCCCGTCGGCGTCGTCGACGACGCTCTCAAACGCCGCGGGAAACAAGCCACAGCAGCCGCAGCAGATGATTCGGTGGCTGGACCGGAAGCAGGGCATATTCAAAATCGAAGACAGCCAGGCCGTGGCCCGTCTTTGGGGACGCCGCAAGAACCGGCCTGCAATGAACTACGACAAACTATCCCGGAGCCTGCGACAATACTACAAAAAGGGCATCATGCGCAAGACGGATCGTTCCCAACGGCTCGTGTACCAGTTTTGTCATCCGTACAACGCTTGa